One Setaria viridis chromosome 5, Setaria_viridis_v4.0, whole genome shotgun sequence genomic region harbors:
- the LOC117855158 gene encoding protein RGF1 INDUCIBLE TRANSCRIPTION FACTOR 1, protein MKREPVPSWLELLLATQFFTTCASHPLATRNECNLFCIQCEVSPAAFCYYCRSCDHSTHRVIQIRRSSYHNVVRVSEIEDILDISDVQTYIINSARVVFLNERPQQRGCGVSLCKAPTLSAHNCETCGRGLLDAFHFCSLGCHLRSTKKDMNRTTMVENSSQCSEKDDVTRSDDVDSSTANDKDSCNDKNEEEPQLKRIARHRRKGIPRRAPFF, encoded by the exons ATGAAAAGAGAGCCGGTGCCTTCATGGCTAGAGCTACTGCTTGCAACACAGTTCTTTACCACTTGCGCAAGTCATCCTCTCGCTACTCGCAATGAATGTAATCTATTTTGCATTCAGTGTGAGGTGTCACCAGCTGCATTTTGCTACTATTGCCGTTCATGTGATCATTCCACCCATCGTGTAATCCAG ATAAGGCGATCATCCTACCATAATGTTGTAAGGGTTTCTGAGATTGAGGACATTCTCGATATCAGTGATGTGCAAACTTACATAATCAATAGTGCAAGGGTTGTATTCTTGAATGAGCGGCCACAACAACGCGGATGTGGTGTCTCTCTTTGTAAGGCACCTACATTATCAGCACATAATTGTGAGACATGTGGTCGTGGTCTACTTGATGCATTCCACTTCTGCTCTCTTGGATGCCAT CTGAGAAGCACAAAAAAGGATATGAATAGGACAACCATGGTTGAAAACAGTTCTCAATGTAGCGaaaaggatgatgtgaccagaAGTGATGATGTTGATTCAAGCACCGCTAATGACAAAGATAGTTGCAAtgacaagaatgaagaagaaccaCAACTGAAAAGGATTGCTCGTCATAGACGCAAGGGAATTCCCCGACGTGCGCCATTCTTCTAA